One stretch of Arachis hypogaea cultivar Tifrunner chromosome 20, arahy.Tifrunner.gnm2.J5K5, whole genome shotgun sequence DNA includes these proteins:
- the LOC112784792 gene encoding MLP-like protein 43 encodes MSSLSGKVESETEIEANASDFYKVLRKQLYDVPNICPDDVHAAHVRQGDWENVGSVQQWDYTIEGKKTSAKEKIEAIDDENKTITYSLFGEEISNDYKTFKGTIKVSDKGSGGGIVKWTFEYEKNKKNMTAASPQSYLDFAIKVTRDIDAHVAKCLSHN; translated from the exons ATGAGTAGTCTAAGTGGGAAAGTGGAGAGTGAAACAGAGATTGAAGCAAATGCTTCTGATTTCTACAAAGTTTTGAGGAAGCAACTTTATGACGTACCAAACATCTGTCCAGATGATGTGCATGCAGCTCACGTGCGTCAAGGAGACTGGGAAAACGTTGGTTCTGTCCAGCAGTGGGATTATACCATAG AAGGGAAGAAAACAAGTGCAAAGGAAAAGATTGAAGCCATTGATGATGAGAACAAGACAATCACTTATAGCCTCTTTGGTGAAGAAATCAGTAATGATTACAAGACTTTCAAGGGCACCATAAAAGTTTCAGATAAGGGAAGTGGTGGTGGGATTGTGAAATGGACCTTTGAATAtgaaaagaataagaagaatatGACTGCTGCTTCTCCTCAATCTTATTTGGACTTTGCTATTAAGGTCACTCGAGACATTGATGCTCATGTTGCCAAATGCCTTagccataattaa